The Deltaproteobacteria bacterium genome contains a region encoding:
- the thiL gene encoding thiamine-phosphate kinase translates to MEIKKLGELALIKRLAEQFTPGHPRVVKGIGDDASVTIQDDSQYLLCTTDTLVEDIHFSLQYTPSYNLGRKAVSISLSDIAAMGGTPMFLFTSIILPPATSTDFINLLYKGIKEMALEFDVALIGGNTSSSPDKIIINTTILGEVPKDQVMFRKGASVGNRIYVTGCLGDSGLGLKMLKESQKSKVKSQNLKNKVILKHIDPLPRVREGREIAKKKLATSMIDISDGLISDLRHIAEESRVGAQIWLKKLPLSTGLKKWLSDHPQDIALALSGGEDYELLFTAPKGNDPQIDALSSELGIPITQIGEIVPEGCGITVLDEKGDIFHLAVEGFEHFKTE, encoded by the coding sequence ATGGAAATCAAAAAACTTGGAGAACTTGCTCTTATAAAAAGGCTGGCTGAGCAATTTACACCCGGCCATCCAAGGGTTGTAAAAGGTATCGGGGATGATGCATCTGTTACAATACAAGATGATTCCCAATATCTCCTGTGCACCACAGATACACTGGTTGAAGATATACACTTCTCTCTGCAATACACACCTTCCTACAATCTTGGCAGGAAGGCGGTAAGCATATCTCTAAGCGATATTGCAGCCATGGGTGGAACGCCGATGTTTCTCTTTACATCAATAATCCTTCCGCCTGCAACTTCGACAGATTTTATAAACCTTCTTTACAAAGGGATAAAGGAAATGGCCCTTGAGTTTGATGTTGCGCTTATCGGCGGTAACACATCATCATCTCCGGACAAGATAATAATCAACACAACAATACTTGGAGAGGTTCCAAAAGATCAGGTGATGTTCAGGAAAGGGGCATCTGTTGGAAACAGGATATATGTAACAGGCTGCCTTGGGGATTCAGGTCTGGGATTGAAGATGTTAAAAGAAAGTCAAAAGTCAAAAGTCAAAAGTCAAAACTTAAAAAATAAAGTCATACTGAAACATATTGACCCCTTGCCTCGTGTAAGGGAAGGAAGAGAGATAGCAAAAAAAAAACTTGCAACCTCAATGATTGATATAAGCGACGGCCTGATTTCAGATTTAAGGCATATCGCTGAAGAAAGCAGGGTTGGGGCGCAGATATGGCTTAAAAAACTGCCTCTCTCCACAGGCCTTAAAAAATGGCTGTCAGACCATCCTCAGGATATAGCGCTTGCGCTTAGCGGAGGAGAGGATTATGAGCTGCTATTTACTGCCCCAAAAGGGAATGACCCTCAGATAGATGCCCTGTCAAGTGAGCTGGGCATACCGATAACACAGATTGGTGAAATTGTGCCGGAGGGATGCGGGATAACTGTATTGGATGAGAAGGGAGATATATTCCATCTTGCAGTTGAGGGATTTGAACACTTTAAGACAGAGTAA
- a CDS encoding HAMP domain-containing methyl-accepting chemotaxis protein, which produces MKIKVQIGYKFIIGFILVVSTAAFAPRFVESLDIVEWLKEPLSFLIAILIGLILGSILTRTITKGFRQLTTIANDISSGDLTRPDNIGMNGKILEDESTELAAALNVMLKNLKGLVNHIKDAAGNLSEAAETLNTLVTKGHKTTEDISTGTSKIFEGALEQAGYVENASKTMEEMAKMSDDVSLKATDMAAVAAQTRSRVQKGAAISTSALKKMESILHGVDSTKDMIIGLEEKLNNIPKILDVITHISRQTDLLAINATIEASKAGEHGRGFAIVAEEVRRFADNTKRSVEDVAFIIKDIKAEVERLVNAEAESSAFTKEGREDINKVKESLDEITAFTSEVADKAENILVLTQKQKQGGETAVSLIEQIAHIARESVSATEEVDTVVDGHKASIEEMLASAKKLSGFADDLKRVVSRFKLEQDDVEILPENKPQVLEMAERGV; this is translated from the coding sequence ATGAAGATAAAAGTCCAGATAGGTTATAAATTTATAATCGGATTTATTTTAGTTGTTTCTACAGCCGCATTTGCGCCCCGCTTTGTAGAGTCGCTGGATATTGTGGAATGGTTAAAGGAGCCCCTGAGTTTTTTAATTGCAATCCTCATAGGGCTGATACTGGGTTCTATCCTTACAAGAACCATTACAAAAGGCTTTCGCCAGCTTACAACAATTGCCAATGATATAAGCAGCGGCGACCTGACAAGACCTGACAACATAGGTATGAACGGAAAAATACTTGAGGATGAATCCACTGAGCTTGCTGCCGCCTTAAATGTAATGCTAAAAAATCTCAAGGGACTTGTAAATCATATAAAGGATGCGGCAGGCAATCTTTCTGAGGCTGCTGAAACATTAAATACACTGGTAACAAAAGGGCATAAAACTACCGAGGATATCAGCACAGGCACATCAAAGATATTTGAAGGCGCATTGGAACAGGCTGGCTATGTGGAAAATGCCTCAAAGACAATGGAGGAGATGGCAAAGATGTCTGATGATGTGTCTCTTAAGGCAACGGATATGGCGGCTGTGGCGGCTCAAACCAGATCCAGAGTCCAGAAAGGCGCTGCAATATCTACATCGGCTTTGAAAAAGATGGAGTCCATACTGCATGGCGTTGATTCCACAAAAGATATGATTATCGGCCTTGAGGAGAAGTTGAACAATATTCCGAAGATATTGGATGTAATCACTCACATATCAAGGCAAACAGACCTGCTTGCGATTAATGCAACCATAGAGGCGTCAAAGGCAGGCGAACACGGCAGGGGATTTGCAATTGTTGCCGAAGAGGTGCGCAGGTTCGCTGATAATACAAAACGTTCTGTAGAAGATGTTGCCTTTATAATCAAGGATATAAAGGCTGAGGTGGAGAGGCTGGTAAATGCTGAGGCAGAGAGCTCGGCGTTTACAAAGGAAGGGAGAGAGGATATCAATAAGGTTAAAGAATCGCTGGATGAGATTACTGCTTTTACTTCCGAGGTTGCGGATAAGGCAGAGAATATCCTTGTCCTTACGCAGAAACAGAAACAAGGAGGGGAAACGGCTGTCAGCCTTATAGAACAGATTGCGCATATAGCGAGAGAGAGTGTGTCTGCCACCGAAGAGGTGGATACGGTGGTTGATGGCCACAAGGCATCAATAGAAGAGATGTTGGCTTCTGCAAAAAAACTGTCAGGGTTTGCAGATGACTTAAAGCGGGTGGTATCCAGATTTAAGCTGGAGCAGGATGATGTTGAGATTTTGCCGGAGAATAAACCTCAAGTGCTGGAAATGGCGGAAAGGGGCGTATGA
- a CDS encoding chemotaxis protein CheW — protein sequence MTDGDKLLIYIDDKIFAVDADTVDALVETERFFMLPMLQSHSFSAPYPLHGGGQGAVGFIKGVITRRGDVVVVVDIGDLFGAPSVQGEGRYKVLVLKKDALCLGIYVGAKGLSFLWEEDLKNLEFKPLTENYIHGMIDPSGKKIRILDWQRILEETQRLVSSR from the coding sequence ATGACAGACGGCGATAAGCTTCTCATATACATAGATGACAAAATATTTGCCGTGGATGCGGATACGGTGGATGCGCTGGTGGAGACGGAACGGTTTTTCATGCTGCCGATGCTTCAGTCCCATTCATTTTCCGCCCCCTATCCCCTTCATGGAGGGGGACAGGGGGCGGTGGGATTTATAAAAGGCGTGATAACCAGGCGCGGTGATGTGGTCGTTGTGGTTGATATAGGGGATCTGTTTGGGGCGCCGTCGGTTCAAGGTGAAGGGAGATATAAGGTTCTTGTGCTTAAAAAAGACGCCTTATGTCTCGGAATATATGTCGGCGCAAAAGGGCTGTCATTTCTCTGGGAAGAAGATCTAAAGAACCTTGAGTTTAAACCATTAACGGAAAATTATATTCATGGCATGATTGACCCTTCAGGTAAAAAAATACGCATTCTTGACTGGCAGAGGATATTGGAAGAGACACAGAGGTTGGTAAGCAGCAGGTAG
- a CDS encoding chemotaxis protein CheA, giving the protein MDTSQYKTLFLQETEEHLKGISEELLKLENEPHAPSGIDNLFRHFHSIKGMAASMGYEAMAGFSHQLEDLLDAVRKKKIPLSQEIIDVILSGTDILQTFTRLIAEDKPLDMDTSRLLSRIKTILTQEESPSEAVDRPPVAVSSTLQTDAASAPKLGLPTTMKVDSKVFDNFMESVGELFTVRSRMKEVVANSFPVEFQETTHQLGRIIEDLYYRVITARMIPFEDLTQNLPRLIRDMCKKNGKNAELIIDGSDVKLDRAVLEHITDPLVHIIRNAVDHGIETPEKRAQHGKPAKGRITVAVARQRDNIIIEITDDGRGIDINKVKEKALQSGIPEEKIKGMADKDALLLVCLPGLSLAKEITETSGRGVGMDVVKANIEAIGGRLEISSVINKGTKIILELPVTISIVKVLLVSLGAELFAFPISKVLKVLDINKADIKNHGNKTYFVYNDTETSVADLRSILALPRLVEKDPISVVIIDAKEKISGIIVDDFEGEIDAYIKPLAQPMTRMRGVIGVTVLGDGRPVFLLDPAAIVI; this is encoded by the coding sequence ATGGACACATCACAATACAAGACGCTTTTTCTTCAAGAAACAGAGGAACACCTTAAAGGAATAAGCGAGGAACTGCTTAAACTGGAAAATGAACCGCATGCCCCTTCCGGCATAGATAATCTCTTCAGACACTTTCATTCCATTAAAGGGATGGCCGCATCAATGGGTTATGAAGCTATGGCCGGCTTCAGCCATCAATTAGAAGACCTCCTTGACGCGGTCAGAAAAAAAAAGATACCCCTCAGCCAGGAGATTATAGACGTCATTTTAAGCGGGACAGATATTCTGCAAACATTTACAAGACTCATTGCAGAGGATAAACCCCTTGATATGGATACCAGCCGCTTATTGTCAAGGATTAAGACCATATTGACTCAGGAAGAATCCCCTTCGGAGGCTGTTGATAGACCTCCAGTTGCTGTCTCTTCCACCCTTCAAACTGACGCTGCGTCTGCTCCAAAACTTGGCCTTCCCACCACTATGAAAGTGGACAGCAAGGTATTTGATAATTTTATGGAGTCTGTTGGAGAGCTCTTTACAGTGAGGTCAAGGATGAAGGAGGTTGTTGCAAATTCTTTTCCTGTGGAATTTCAGGAGACAACCCATCAGCTTGGCAGAATTATAGAAGACCTCTACTACAGAGTGATAACAGCAAGGATGATACCCTTCGAAGACCTGACGCAAAATTTACCCAGGCTAATAAGGGATATGTGCAAAAAAAATGGGAAAAACGCGGAACTGATCATAGATGGAAGCGATGTAAAGCTTGACAGGGCTGTATTGGAGCACATAACCGACCCGCTGGTTCATATTATAAGAAATGCGGTAGACCATGGCATAGAAACTCCGGAAAAGAGGGCGCAGCATGGAAAACCGGCAAAGGGGCGCATAACCGTTGCTGTTGCAAGGCAGAGGGATAATATAATAATAGAGATAACCGATGACGGCCGGGGCATAGATATAAATAAAGTAAAAGAAAAGGCTCTGCAATCAGGCATCCCTGAAGAAAAGATAAAAGGCATGGCGGATAAAGACGCATTGCTGCTTGTTTGCCTGCCCGGTTTAAGTCTGGCAAAGGAGATTACAGAGACATCAGGCAGAGGGGTTGGGATGGATGTGGTTAAAGCAAATATTGAGGCAATAGGGGGGAGGCTGGAGATATCCTCTGTCATTAATAAAGGCACAAAGATTATACTTGAACTGCCGGTAACAATATCAATAGTAAAGGTTCTCCTCGTATCTCTGGGCGCTGAGTTATTTGCCTTCCCCATATCAAAGGTGTTGAAGGTGCTGGATATAAATAAGGCGGATATAAAAAACCACGGGAACAAAACTTATTTTGTCTATAATGATACTGAGACGTCTGTTGCAGATTTGAGGAGTATTCTTGCTCTACCGCGTCTTGTTGAAAAAGATCCAATCTCTGTTGTGATAATTGATGCAAAGGAGAAAATATCAGGTATAATCGTAGATGATTTTGAAGGCGAGATAGACGCCTATATAAAGCCGCTTGCGCAGCCTATGACAAGGATGCGGGGGGTTATCGGAGTTACAGTCCTTGGGGACGGCAGGCCGGTATTCCTTCTTGACCCGGCAGCTATTGTAATATAG
- the larB gene encoding nickel pincer cofactor biosynthesis protein LarB — MNVESLKKLISDIKKGKVETSEALETLKALPFEDMGFATLDTHRSLRQGFPEVILGHWKTADQIIKIAKKMKARKENILITRVDTAKAREIKKAVKNSSYNKDAKTIFIKSHPIKITGKGTILVICAGTSDIPVAEEAVVTAEVMGNKVERLYDVGVAGIHRLLHKKEKILAANVLIVAAGMEGALPSVVGGLVSKPVIAVPTSVGYGANLGGITTLLAMLNSCAAGVTVVNIDNGFGAGYAASLINRG; from the coding sequence ATGAATGTTGAAAGCTTAAAAAAACTCATAAGCGATATTAAAAAAGGGAAGGTGGAAACGTCTGAGGCATTAGAGACGTTAAAGGCCCTCCCCTTTGAAGATATGGGGTTTGCCACATTGGACACCCACCGTTCGCTGCGGCAGGGTTTTCCTGAGGTCATACTCGGCCATTGGAAGACAGCTGATCAGATTATTAAGATTGCAAAAAAAATGAAGGCAAGGAAAGAGAATATACTTATAACGCGGGTTGACACAGCAAAGGCGCGGGAGATAAAGAAGGCGGTTAAAAATTCCTCATACAATAAAGATGCAAAGACAATATTTATAAAATCCCATCCCATTAAAATAACAGGCAAAGGAACGATACTTGTTATATGCGCCGGGACATCGGATATCCCGGTAGCAGAAGAGGCGGTGGTAACAGCAGAGGTTATGGGCAACAAAGTGGAAAGGCTCTATGATGTGGGAGTTGCCGGCATACACAGGCTTCTCCATAAAAAAGAAAAAATCCTTGCGGCCAATGTTTTGATTGTTGCCGCAGGCATGGAGGGGGCGCTCCCTTCAGTGGTGGGCGGCCTTGTTTCAAAGCCTGTTATAGCGGTTCCAACCAGCGTAGGCTACGGCGCAAACCTCGGCGGAATTACGACGCTCCTTGCCATGCTCAACTCATGCGCCGCAGGCGTTACCGTGGTAAATATAGATAATGGTTTCGGCGCCGGATATGCGGCGAGCTTGATAAACAGGGGATAA
- the larC gene encoding nickel pincer cofactor biosynthesis protein LarC yields MKTAYFDCCSGISGDMVLGALIDMGLDIKILRRELSKLHISNYSISASKARRHHITGTSFKVRFKESRHHRTFTDIKNLINKSKLSVKTKELSISIFFNLAKAEAKVHGCKVDEVHFHEVGAVDSIVDIVGTAIGMEQLEMENVYASPLPLGSGWVETAHGRMPVPAPAALELLRGVPVIPSPVKSELTTPTGAAIIKTIAKGFGNMPQMKMEKIGYGIGTRDFEQIPNILRIVTGEGSGGQEKLIMIETNIDDMNPQIYDYLMTRLFKKGALDVFLTPIQMKKGRPAVLLNVLCNEDKKAQVMDIIFEETTTIGIRTYEVNRYCLERDTKQVSTPYGKMHIKISQKNGKPINIQPEYEDCRKIAEKKNVPLKKVMDSAKRKFF; encoded by the coding sequence TTGAAGACAGCATACTTTGACTGCTGTTCCGGCATAAGCGGCGATATGGTTCTTGGCGCATTGATTGATATGGGCCTTGATATCAAGATTCTGCGGAGGGAATTATCCAAACTGCATATCAGTAATTATTCCATATCCGCATCAAAGGCCAGGCGGCATCATATAACAGGCACAAGCTTCAAAGTCAGATTCAAAGAATCCCGCCACCATAGGACCTTTACTGACATAAAAAATCTTATAAATAAAAGCAAACTCTCTGTAAAGACCAAAGAATTGAGCATATCCATATTCTTTAACCTCGCGAAGGCAGAGGCAAAGGTTCACGGCTGCAAGGTTGATGAGGTTCATTTCCATGAAGTTGGCGCAGTGGACTCTATTGTGGATATAGTTGGAACCGCTATCGGCATGGAACAACTGGAAATGGAAAATGTATATGCCTCTCCACTGCCGCTTGGCTCCGGATGGGTTGAAACAGCGCATGGAAGAATGCCAGTGCCTGCGCCAGCTGCTTTGGAACTCTTGCGGGGTGTGCCTGTTATCCCATCTCCGGTGAAATCAGAGTTGACCACGCCGACAGGTGCAGCTATAATAAAAACAATTGCAAAAGGCTTTGGCAATATGCCGCAGATGAAGATGGAAAAGATAGGCTATGGCATAGGCACAAGGGATTTTGAACAAATCCCGAATATATTGAGGATTGTGACAGGGGAAGGGAGCGGCGGCCAGGAAAAACTTATCATGATTGAAACAAACATTGATGATATGAATCCACAGATATATGATTACCTGATGACAAGGCTTTTTAAAAAAGGCGCCCTTGATGTGTTTCTCACGCCGATTCAAATGAAAAAGGGGAGGCCTGCGGTTCTTTTAAATGTTTTATGCAATGAAGACAAAAAAGCGCAGGTCATGGATATAATCTTTGAAGAAACAACCACCATCGGCATCCGTACCTATGAAGTAAACAGATATTGCCTTGAGAGGGATACAAAGCAAGTCTCGACGCCTTATGGAAAGATGCATATAAAAATATCTCAAAAAAACGGCAAACCGATAAACATCCAGCCCGAATATGAGGATTGCAGAAAAATAGCTGAAAAGAAAAATGTGCCTTTAAAGAAGGTCATGGATTCGGCAAAAAGGAAGTTCTTTTAA